A window of the Lactuca sativa cultivar Salinas chromosome 5, Lsat_Salinas_v11, whole genome shotgun sequence genome harbors these coding sequences:
- the LOC111903515 gene encoding uncharacterized protein LOC111903515, giving the protein MTNRKRDNFFSRFILTITAIMISLSCSCVNFSHAASSTSSSSSSVHTNNWAVLVCTSRFWFNYRHMANTLSLYRTVKRLGIPDERIILMLADDMACNSRNKYPAQVFNNENHRLNLYGDNVEVDYRGYEVTVENFLRVLTGRHENAVPRSKRLLSDEGSHILLYMTGHGGDEFLKFQDSDELQSHDLADAVKQMKEKRRFKELLIMVDTCQAATLFSQLHSPGVLAIGSSMKGENSYSHHLDSDVGVSVVDRFTFYTLAFFERLNMYDNASLISLFGSFNPNLLLSTAYYRTDLYQQELEKVPVTNFFGSVMKTIHTGSAYRVKPKSDVSSDPTPRITTTTSHSEKQVDHLETNVVKVKHGNGSCPHAELWDMMVDKLQTFKNVDTIVNYGLLGLLTLVALSTWQSSSSSSSS; this is encoded by the exons ATGACGAATCGAAAGAGAGACAACTTTTTCAGCAGATTCATATTAACAATAACAGCGATTATGATATCACTTTCATGTTCATGTGTGAATTTCTCACATGCTGCTTCctcgacttcttcttcttcttcttcagtgCACACCAACAACTGGGCAGTCTTGGTCTGCACCTCACGCTTCTG GTTTAATTATCGGCATATGGCAAACACTTTATCCTTGTATAG GACTGTGAAACGACTAGGGATACCTGATGAGAGGATCATTCTTATGTTAGCAGATGACATGGCTTGCAATTCCCGAAACAAATACCCTGCACAAGTTTTCAACAATGAAAACCATAGGCTTAACTTGTATGGAGATAACGTTGAG GTAGATTATCGAGGTTATGAAGTGACAGTTGAGAACTTTTTGAGAGTTTTAACAGGTCGCCATGAAAATGCTGTTCCAAGATCCAAACGTCTTTTGAGTGATGAAGGAAGCCATATACTGTTATATATGACAGGACATGGAGGAGATGAGTTTCTGAAATTTCAAGACTCTGATGAACTTCAGAGTCATGATTTGGCTGATGCAGTCAAACAAATGAAAGAAAAGCGTAG GTTCAAGGAACTGTTGATTATGGTAGATACATGTCAAGCTGCTACCCTCTTTTCCCAG cTCCATTCACCTGGTGTTTTGGCTATTGGGAGTAGCATGAAAGGGGAAAACTCATATTCACATCACTTAGATTCTGAT GTTGGTGTCTCTGTTGTGGATCGATTCACATTTTATACGTTAGCTTTCTTTGAGAGGCTCAACATGTATGACAACGCATCATTAATCAG TCTTTTTGGCTCATTTAATCCAAATTTACTGCTGTCAACTGCATATTATCGGACAGATTTATACCAACAAGAATTGGAGAAG GTACCCGTGACAAATTTCTTTGGTTCAGTGATGAAAACAATCCACACTGGTTCTGCTTACAGAGTTAAACCCAAATCTGATGTGTCATCAGATCCAACTCCAAGAATAACAACTACCACTTCACATTCTGAGAAACAAGTTGATCATCTGGAGACAAAT GTGGTGAAAGTGAAACATGGAAATGGAAGTTGTCCTCATGCAGAATTATGGGATATGATGGTTGACAAGCTTCAAACTTTCAAAAATGTTGACACCATTGTCAATTACGGTTTGCTTGGATTGTTGACCCTTGTGGCACTTTCCACCTggcaatcatcatcatcatcatcatcatcatag